From one Musa acuminata AAA Group cultivar baxijiao chromosome BXJ2-6, Cavendish_Baxijiao_AAA, whole genome shotgun sequence genomic stretch:
- the LOC103988176 gene encoding uncharacterized protein LOC103988176: MFKDWIRSLSMPPHRAPQLHHAPLRRLRRQPMASPLLLLRTISSFSPHRVLLLLSAVVILSFLLFFPKPLLRPPDGAATPRPPAPTPTSPRHLLFGIASSSRSWPRRKPYLRIWWRPGLMQGAAFLDSPSAPASGDDDDSRLPPARVSADASNLPYAYKGGLRSAVRVARIVKELVDGVVGNGSSPVARSDDIRWVVLGDDDTLFIPENLAGTLARYDWEQWYYVGAGSESVEQNAKHSFSMAFGGGGFAISYPLAKALARVLDSCLVRYAHLYGSDDRVFSCLAELGVGLTHEPGFHQFDLRGDIFGILSAHPLAPLISLHHIDRVEPIFPGMTHVAALDHLFKAVNIDPGRILQQTICYDSTKLLTVSVSWGYVVQVFEGNQLLVDLLSLPQTFTPWRRGRNSSLIPYMLNTRELNKDPCKRPDIFFFESVALNKEKIQSNYTRHAFGNCQKNMSPAKDLKQIRVFSQQLRRQSGLAIRRECCDVSQTSSETVMEINIRKCKDDELIAMHW, from the exons ATGTTCAAGGACTGGATCCGCTCACTTTCCATGCCCCCTCACCGGGCCCCACAACTCCACCACGCCCCACTGCGCCGCCTCCGACGCCAGCCGATGgcatctccccttctcctccttcgaACCATCTCCTCCTTCTCTCCCCACCgagtccttctcctcctctccgcCGTCGTCATCCTCTCCTTCCTCCTATTCTTCCCCAAACCCCTCCTCCGCCCCCCGGACGGTGCCGCAACCCCGCGGCCGCCGGCGCCCACCCCTACCTCCCCCCGCCACCTCCTCTTCGGAATCGCCTCCTCCTCCAGGTCTTGGCCTCGCCGCAAGCCCTACCTCCGCATCTGGTGGCGCCCGGGCCTCATGCAAGGCGCTGCCTTCCTCGACTCCCCCTCCGCCCCAGCTTCCGGTGACGACGATGACTCGCGCCTCCCCCCCGCCCGCGTCTCTGCAGACGCCTCCAACCTTCCGTACGCCTACAAGGGCGGCCTCCGCTCCGCCGTCCGCGTCGCCCGGATCGTGAAGGAGCTCGTCGACGGTGTTGTcggcaatggctcctcacccgtcgccCGCAGCGACGACATCAGGTGGGTCGTGCTCGGCGACGACGACACGCTGTTCATCCCGGAGAACCTCGCTGGAACCCTGGCGAGGTACGACTGGGAGCAGTGGTACTACGTCGGCGCGGGGTCGGAGAGCGTGGAACAGAACGCGAAGCATTCCTTCTCGATGGCATTCGGGGGAGGGGGCTTCGCGATCAGCTATCCGTTAGCGAAGGCTTTGGCTAGGGTTTTGGATTCTTGCCTTGTGAGGTATGCCCATTTGTATGGGAGTGATGATAGGGTCTTCTCCTGCTTGGCCGAGCTTGGAGTTGGGTTGACACATGAGCCGGGGTTCCATCAG TTTGATCTTCGTGGAGATATTTTTGGGATTTTGTCAGCACATCCATTGGCTCCTCTGATATCACTTCATCATATCGATCGTGTGGAACCAATATTCCCAGGCATGACTCATGTAGCAGCCTTGGATCATCTATTTAAAGCTGTAAACATTGATCCAGGCAGGATTTTGCAGCAAACTATTTGTTATGACAGCACAAAATTGCTTACTGTTTCGGTTTCCTGGGGATATGTGGTCCAGGTTTTTGAAGGCAATCAACTTCTTGTAGATCTGCTTTCTTTGCCACAAACATTTACTCCATGGAGGAGAGGTCGTAATTCTTCTTTAATTCCATATATGTTGAACACCAGGGAGCTCAACAAAGATCCATGTAAAAGACcagatattttcttttttgagagtGTGGCTTTGAATAAGGAGAAAATACAGAGCAATTACACAAGGCATGCATTTGGAAATTGCCAAAAAAATATGAGTCCGGCCAAGGATCTTAAACAGATCAGGGTGTTCTCACAACAACTCCGTCGTCAGTCTGGGCTG GCCATACGACGAGAGTGCTGCGATGTTTCACAAACATCTTCTGAAACAGTCATGGAGATAAATATCAGGAAATGTAAAGATGATGAGTTAATCGCGATGCATTGGTAG